Proteins from one Coregonus clupeaformis isolate EN_2021a chromosome 25, ASM2061545v1, whole genome shotgun sequence genomic window:
- the LOC121539208 gene encoding LOW QUALITY PROTEIN: protein L-Myc-1b (The sequence of the model RefSeq protein was modified relative to this genomic sequence to represent the inferred CDS: inserted 2 bases in 1 codon) gives MLGINSRVSRCDSWEMEYDRYQHYFLDDLDKEEDFYKSTAPSEDIWKKFELLPTPPMSPTRTFGGTMHFTPGDKLGWLSKVLGQDEECEGPDTEELFANMSSIIIQDCMWSSFSASQHLEKVNERLSAAAQARLSPPAPQNFATVSKAQCTLLTPPDAPLPSTVAECVDPAAVLTFPAVSCRKPASSGSESRSDSSDDDEEIDVVTVESKQSRARLLGSRKAVTITVRADPCPKRFHMSVHRQQHNYAAPSPESDPEDEXEEEDDEEPQSKRFCPDSSQQSDSPASISPTGSSGDSPQSSDAEDTDRRKNHNFLERKRRNDLRSRFLALRDEIPGLVESAKTPKVAILTQATEYLLQLHSREKHQAQERKRLKARQQKLLRRLAALKRSLG, from the exons ATGCTTGGAATAAACTCCAGAGTATCACGTTGTGACAGTTGGGAGATGGAGTACGACCGCTATCAGCACTATTTCTTAGATGACCTTGACAAAGAGGAGGACTTCTACAAGTCAACTGCACCAAGTGAGGACATATGGAAGAAGTTCGAGCTATTGCCCACCCCTCCCATGTCTCCCACCAGGACATTTGGTGGTACCATGCACTTTACCCCGGGAGACAAGCTTGGCTGGCTGTCCAAGGTCTTGGGTCAGGACGAGGAGTGCGAAGGACCTGACACAGAGGAGCTTTTTGCGAACATGAGTTCCATTATTATCCAGGACTGCATGTGGAGTAGTTTCTCGGCCAGTCAGCACCTGGAGAAAGTCAATGAGCGCCTGTCAGCTGCAGCCCAGGCTCGTCTCTCCCCACCAGCACCCCAGAACTTTGCGACTGTTAGCAAAGCGCAGTGCACTCTGCTGACTCCACCTGATGCGCCACTGCCCAGCACTGTGGCAGAATGCGTTGACCCAGCGGCTGTGCTCACCTTCCCAGCGGTCAGCTGTAGGAAACCAGCGTCATCGGGCTCTGAGTCTCGCTCCGATTCCTCTG ATGATGATGAGGAGATTGATGTGGTGACTGTGGAAAGCAAGCAGAGCCGAGCCCGACTGTTGGGAAGCCGTAAGGCTGTGACCATCACTGTCCGCGCTGACCCCTGCCCAAAGCGTTTCCACATGTCTGTCCACCGGCAGCAGCACAACTATGCAGCCCCTTCCCCTGAGAGCGACCCTGAGGACGA TGAGGAGGAGGACGATGAAGAACCACAGAGTAAACGGTTCTGTCCAGACTCCAGCCAGCAGTCAGACTCCCCAGCCTCCATCTCCCCCACAGGGTCCTCTGGAGATAGCCCCCAGAGCTCCGACGCTGAGGACACTGACCGCCGGAAGAACCACAACTTCCTGGAGCGGAAGAGGCGAAACGACCTTCGCTCTCGCTTCCTGGCCCTGCGGGACGAGATTCCGGGCCTGGTGGAGTCGGCCAAGACCCCCAAGGTGGCCATCCTGACCCAGGCGACAGAGTACCTGCTCCAGCTGCACAGCAGAGAGAAGCACCAGGCCCAGGAGAGGAAACGCCTCAAAGCACGCCAGCAGAAGCTCCTCCGCAGGCTAGCCGCCCTGAAACGCTCCTTAGGATAG